The Penaeus chinensis breed Huanghai No. 1 chromosome 16, ASM1920278v2, whole genome shotgun sequence genome window below encodes:
- the LOC125033634 gene encoding uncharacterized protein LOC125033634, protein MGVARKDKVRNENIRDRLGIEKKLTDKIKESRLKWFGHVYRRDESYVGKRVMKMTEGKRKRGRPKRRWSDCNKEDLVSVGAEARDAAERNSWRRIVRTGNPVVMGDRQPVEEEFDNEVLVI, encoded by the coding sequence ATGGGAGTTGCAAGGAAAGACAAAGTCAGAAACGAAAACATCAGGGATAGACTAGGCATTGAAAAGAAGTTGACAGATAAGATCAAGGAAAGCAGACTGAAGTGGTTTGGCCATGTCTATCGGAGGGATGAGAGCTATGTTGGGAAGAGGGTTATGAAAATGACTGAGGGGAAACGGAAAAGAGGCAGGCCGAAGAGACGTTGGTCTGATTGTAACAAGGAAGATCTGGTAAGTGTGGGGGCTGAGGCTAGAGACGCTGCAGAAAGAAATTCCTGGAGAAGAATTGTCCGCACCGGCAACCCCGTTGTGATGGGAGACAGACAGCCAGTAGAAGAAGAATTTGATAATGAAGTGCTTGTCATATAA